A region of the Bacteroidia bacterium genome:
CAACGATAATTGTATCCACGCTTTTAGGAATACTATTGAGAACTTTTTCTAAACCCTCTTCTTCATTGTAGCATGGTATAATTACCGCTATGGACTGCCCTTGTATCATAAATAAGCCAAAAGTAGTAAAGTTTTTTGTTATGTTTGCATTTGTTATGAAATTATTGCAGGATAAAGTTGCCCTCATTACAGGAGGTACAAGGGGAATAGGCAGGGCAATTGTACTCAAATTTGCGGCACAGGGCGCTCACGTGGTATTTACCTACCGCAGTTCTGTACAACATGCGGAAAGTTTAGTACAAGAAGTACAAGCTATGGGCGTTCAGGCTTTATCTTTTCAATCCGATGCCACAAACACAGCAATGGCAGAAAAAGTAGTAGAAGAAACCTTACAAAAGTTTGGAAAATTGGATATTTTAGTAAATAACGCAGGAATTACTCGCGATACTTTGTTAATGCGTATGAAAGAAAGCGATTGGGATGAGGTTTTAGATACTAACCTCAAATCCGTTTTTAATTTTACCAAAGCTGCCATTAAGCCCATGATTAAACAAAAAGAGGGTGTAATTATTAACATTAGCTCTGTAATTGGAATTATGGGCAACGCAGGACAAGCTAATTACGCGGCTTCAAAAGCAGGTATTATTGGTTTTTCTAAATCGGTGGCAAAAGAATTAGCTTCAAGAAATATCCGCTGTAATGTAATTGCCCCAGGGTGGGTAAAAACTGAAATGACCGAACATTTGCCCCAAAATGTGTTAGACCAAATGTTGAAAATGATCCCTCTAGCTAGACCTGCTGAACCTGAAGAAATTGCCGACTGCGCTGTATTTTTAGCATCAGATATGGCTAAATACATTACTGCACAAGTAATATGCGTAGATGGGGGTATGGTCAGCTAGTTTAAAAAAGTCTATTTTTATTTGATAATGAATTACCTTGACCAATTCCAAATAGAAAAAGAATGGCAAGAATGGCAAAAAAAGCTTAACGCACATTTTTCCCAAGAGCTTTCATTAGAAGGAGTGCTGCTTTTGATTGGTATCAGGGAAATGGGTTGGGGAAAG
Encoded here:
- the fabG gene encoding 3-oxoacyl-[acyl-carrier-protein] reductase, producing MKLLQDKVALITGGTRGIGRAIVLKFAAQGAHVVFTYRSSVQHAESLVQEVQAMGVQALSFQSDATNTAMAEKVVEETLQKFGKLDILVNNAGITRDTLLMRMKESDWDEVLDTNLKSVFNFTKAAIKPMIKQKEGVIINISSVIGIMGNAGQANYAASKAGIIGFSKSVAKELASRNIRCNVIAPGWVKTEMTEHLPQNVLDQMLKMIPLARPAEPEEIADCAVFLASDMAKYITAQVICVDGGMVS